The following are encoded together in the Acidovorax sp. KKS102 genome:
- the coxB gene encoding cytochrome c oxidase subunit II, with the protein MKSISNKLASLLLIAGAWVGSAAHAVQDLPGGPAVNQLNLAPPVTKIAEEQHFLHWMMLIICTVIFVAVFSVMFYSIWKHRRSKGAKAANFHESVTVEVVWTIVPFIIVILMALPATKVLVAQKDTTNADLTIKTTGYQWKWGYDYITGEGEGLAFISTLDSSHRVMSDSGNVKDAPANYLLKVDNPMVVPVNKKIRIITTANDVIHAFMVPAFGIKQDAIPGFVRDTWFRAEKIGDYYGQCAELCGKEHAYMPIHVKVVSAEDYTAWVAEQKKKAAAKLDDPTKVWALDDILKRGEKVYAANCAACHQANGKGAGPIKPLDGAAVVLDADHAKQIQVLLKGQNNGAMPAWAQLSDTDIAAVVTYTKNNWSNKTGQLVQPAEVLALRGK; encoded by the coding sequence ATGAAGAGCATTTCCAACAAGCTGGCTTCTCTGCTGCTGATTGCCGGTGCATGGGTGGGCTCCGCAGCCCATGCCGTTCAGGACCTGCCTGGCGGCCCTGCAGTCAACCAGCTGAACCTGGCGCCGCCCGTCACCAAGATCGCAGAAGAGCAGCATTTTCTGCACTGGATGATGCTGATCATCTGCACGGTGATCTTTGTTGCAGTGTTCTCCGTGATGTTCTACTCGATCTGGAAGCATCGTCGCTCCAAGGGTGCGAAGGCTGCCAACTTCCACGAGTCGGTGACGGTTGAAGTGGTCTGGACCATTGTGCCGTTCATCATCGTGATCCTCATGGCCTTGCCCGCCACCAAGGTGTTGGTCGCCCAGAAGGACACCACCAACGCCGACCTCACGATCAAGACCACGGGCTACCAGTGGAAATGGGGCTATGACTACATCACCGGCGAAGGCGAAGGCTTGGCCTTCATCTCCACACTGGACAGCAGCCACCGTGTGATGTCTGACAGCGGCAACGTCAAGGACGCCCCCGCCAACTACCTGCTCAAGGTGGACAACCCCATGGTGGTCCCGGTCAACAAGAAGATCCGCATCATCACCACGGCCAACGACGTGATCCACGCCTTCATGGTGCCTGCCTTCGGCATCAAGCAGGACGCGATCCCTGGCTTTGTGCGTGACACCTGGTTCCGTGCCGAGAAGATCGGCGACTACTACGGGCAGTGCGCAGAACTGTGCGGCAAGGAACACGCCTACATGCCCATCCACGTGAAGGTGGTGTCCGCCGAGGACTACACCGCCTGGGTGGCCGAACAAAAGAAGAAGGCCGCAGCCAAGCTGGACGACCCCACGAAGGTGTGGGCGCTGGACGACATCCTCAAGCGCGGCGAGAAGGTGTATGCGGCCAACTGCGCTGCCTGCCACCAAGCCAACGGCAAGGGCGCTGGCCCCATCAAGCCACTCGACGGTGCTGCCGTGGTGCTGGATGCCGACCATGCCAAGCAGATCCAGGTCTTGCTCAAGGGCCAGAACAATGGCGCCATGCCTGCATGGGCGCAGCTGAGCGACACCGACATCGCCGCCGTGGTCACCTACACCAAGAACAACTGGTCCAACAAGACCGGCCAGCTGGTGCAGCCTGCTGAAGTTCTGGCCCTCCGTGGCAAGTAA
- a CDS encoding DUF2244 domain-containing protein, translated as MTGLVFRFATVSGQRIDWRLVRNCSVTPTQLGWMYLSLCVVSLGIATFFWMLGAHLVMPFAWLEIVAVGIAFAMYGRHAADGERISLQGSRLVVELETAGRLERAEFDRSRVRVEPKTGDHSLITLSAQGRTVEVGRYVRPELRPALASEIRMALRAA; from the coding sequence GTGACGGGCTTGGTTTTTCGTTTTGCCACGGTGTCGGGTCAGCGCATTGACTGGCGTCTGGTTCGCAATTGTTCGGTCACGCCGACGCAATTGGGCTGGATGTATCTGTCGTTGTGTGTGGTGTCCCTGGGAATCGCGACATTCTTCTGGATGCTCGGCGCTCACCTGGTGATGCCCTTCGCCTGGCTCGAAATCGTGGCAGTAGGGATTGCATTCGCCATGTACGGTCGCCATGCGGCGGATGGCGAGAGGATTTCATTGCAGGGCTCACGCCTTGTGGTGGAGCTGGAGACAGCAGGCAGGCTGGAGCGCGCGGAGTTTGACCGGAGCCGGGTTCGCGTAGAGCCCAAGACGGGAGACCATTCGCTGATCACGCTGTCTGCACAGGGCCGTACGGTGGAGGTGGGGCGCTATGTGCGCCCAGAGCTCCGGCCGGCCTTGGCATCGGAGATCCGCATGGCCTTGCGCGCTGCCTGA
- a CDS encoding methyltransferase domain-containing protein, translated as MSSERPPTIDPVAAARWHAAAPAASPWLHEEVARRMEDRLQWIRQAPASWCHWDPVRGGLQAHALVSARYPQARCQVYETSAHCEPVARQALAKPWWNPARWGAGALQMGPPADASVQMLWSNMALHMAADPQDLIGRWHRALAVDGYLMFSCLGPDTLRELHGVYAAMGWPPAGHAFTDMHDWGDMLVHAGFAEPVMDMERITLTFATPERLVQELRELGANLHPDRFPSLRARRWRDKLYQVLSERLADPGQGGQLALTFEIIYGHAFKPAPRVRVSSSSAVSLQDMRAMLRKGGTEN; from the coding sequence ATGTCCTCCGAGCGCCCCCCCACCATTGATCCTGTTGCCGCAGCCCGCTGGCATGCTGCGGCCCCGGCCGCGTCCCCCTGGCTGCACGAAGAGGTGGCGCGCCGCATGGAGGACCGGTTGCAGTGGATTCGCCAGGCACCCGCCTCCTGGTGCCATTGGGACCCAGTGCGTGGGGGTCTGCAGGCGCATGCCCTGGTGAGTGCTCGCTACCCGCAGGCGCGTTGCCAGGTGTATGAGACCAGCGCGCATTGCGAACCTGTGGCGAGGCAGGCATTGGCCAAGCCCTGGTGGAACCCCGCCCGCTGGGGTGCCGGGGCCTTGCAAATGGGGCCGCCGGCCGATGCCAGCGTGCAGATGTTGTGGTCCAACATGGCGCTGCACATGGCGGCCGACCCGCAAGACCTGATCGGCCGCTGGCACCGTGCCCTGGCGGTGGATGGCTATCTGATGTTCTCGTGTCTCGGACCGGACACCCTCCGTGAGCTGCACGGCGTGTATGCCGCCATGGGGTGGCCGCCCGCGGGCCATGCCTTCACCGACATGCATGACTGGGGAGACATGCTGGTGCACGCCGGTTTTGCAGAGCCGGTGATGGACATGGAGCGCATCACGCTCACCTTTGCCACGCCCGAGCGGCTGGTTCAAGAGCTGCGCGAGCTGGGTGCGAATTTGCATCCTGATCGCTTTCCCTCATTGCGCGCACGGCGCTGGCGCGACAAGCTCTACCAAGTGCTGTCCGAGCGTCTGGCCGATCCGGGCCAGGGAGGTCAGTTGGCACTGACTTTTGAAATCATCTATGGCCATGCCTTCAAGCCTGCACCCCGGGTGCGCGTCAGTTCCAGCAGTGCGGTGTCGCTGCAGGACATGCGCGCCATGTTGCGCAAGGGCGGCACTGAGAACTAA
- a CDS encoding ComF family protein, whose amino-acid sequence MLFLGLPGISRRLHAWVDKVPSQCAVCHAWPSQRVCNACVMRFAQPATRCQRCALRVPEGVAVCGACLQNPPSFDACIAAVDYAYPWADALAQFKFRGDPGWGRALATLMRSTPWMEPALEAADRVLAVPLSTERLRERGFNQSAVLARQLAGAKADCHTLLRLHATEAQSGLPRVQRLRNLRGAFAVEPARAASLRGQRVVLIDDVMTTGATLHAATLALREAGVAHVTVAVLARTGLD is encoded by the coding sequence ATGCTCTTTTTGGGTTTGCCAGGGATTTCACGCCGCCTCCACGCCTGGGTGGACAAAGTGCCTAGCCAGTGCGCCGTGTGCCACGCCTGGCCGTCCCAGCGTGTCTGCAATGCGTGTGTGATGCGGTTTGCCCAGCCTGCCACGCGTTGCCAGCGCTGCGCGCTGAGGGTGCCCGAAGGGGTTGCTGTGTGCGGCGCCTGCCTCCAGAACCCGCCCAGCTTCGACGCCTGCATTGCCGCCGTAGACTACGCGTACCCCTGGGCCGACGCTCTGGCGCAGTTCAAGTTCAGGGGCGACCCGGGATGGGGCAGGGCCTTGGCCACCCTGATGCGCAGCACGCCCTGGATGGAGCCGGCACTGGAGGCGGCCGACCGGGTGCTGGCAGTCCCCCTGTCCACCGAGCGCCTGCGCGAGCGGGGCTTCAACCAGTCAGCCGTTCTGGCAAGGCAACTGGCTGGTGCCAAGGCGGACTGCCACACGTTATTGCGCCTGCACGCCACCGAGGCCCAAAGCGGCCTGCCCCGGGTGCAGCGGCTGCGCAATCTGCGCGGCGCCTTCGCCGTGGAACCCGCCCGCGCAGCCAGCCTGCGTGGCCAGCGGGTGGTACTGATCGACGACGTGATGACCACGGGCGCCACCCTGCATGCAGCCACCTTGGCACTGCGCGAGGCAGGCGTGGCTCACGTCACGGTCGCTGTGCTGGCGCGCACGGGGCTGGACTGA
- a CDS encoding tRNA (cytidine(34)-2'-O)-methyltransferase codes for MFHIVLVEPEIPPNTGNVIRLAANTGCSLHLIEPLGFSMEDRQMRRAGLDYHEYASVQVHAGWTAFLRDTQPDPTRMFAMTTHGSQPVHSTCFLPGDWLVFGAETRGLPPELRESFPPAQRLRLPMVPGQRSLNLSNAVAVTVFEAWRQNSFAMPDGQVMVEPEGTIISGFAQLN; via the coding sequence ATGTTCCATATCGTCCTCGTCGAACCCGAGATTCCGCCCAACACCGGCAATGTGATTCGCCTGGCGGCCAACACCGGGTGCTCGCTGCACCTGATCGAGCCCCTGGGGTTCTCGATGGAAGACCGCCAGATGCGTCGTGCAGGGCTGGATTACCACGAATATGCCAGCGTGCAGGTCCATGCAGGCTGGACGGCCTTTCTGCGGGACACCCAGCCGGACCCGACCCGGATGTTTGCGATGACCACCCACGGCTCGCAACCCGTGCACTCCACCTGCTTTCTGCCCGGCGACTGGCTGGTGTTTGGCGCGGAAACGCGGGGGCTGCCCCCCGAGTTGCGCGAGAGCTTCCCACCAGCGCAGCGCCTGCGCCTGCCCATGGTGCCCGGTCAGCGCAGCCTCAATTTGTCCAACGCCGTGGCGGTCACCGTGTTCGAGGCCTGGCGGCAGAACAGCTTTGCCATGCCTGATGGGCAGGTGATGGTCGAGCCCGAGGGCACGATCATCAGCGGGTTCGCACAGCTCAACTGA
- a CDS encoding LysR family transcriptional regulator, producing the protein MDRLQAMKIFERVVEEGGFAAAARAMDMSPPVVTRMVAELEQHLGTRLLQRTTRKLALTDAGESYLQRVRAILHEIDDAEAAAAASTRDLRGTIRIVAAPVLATNFLAPMVAVWHAYYPKLMLDISMDAYASSRVDEFDVTIMVAGEDFDANIVARPLVQGEAIVVASPDYLERRGIPREPQDLIHHDYLRDSSAPVRLQSGPGRKLRLQSLRADVPDEEVDAPAVLQSVSTELLMRAAVDGAGVAVTSRLLAEEHLARGELVHILPGWIFSRYTIYAALPSGRMLPARTRVFLDFLAEHVPRAMAEKSGQLS; encoded by the coding sequence ATGGACCGCCTGCAAGCCATGAAAATTTTCGAACGCGTGGTGGAGGAGGGCGGCTTTGCCGCCGCCGCCCGCGCCATGGACATGTCGCCCCCCGTGGTCACCCGCATGGTGGCCGAGCTGGAGCAGCACCTGGGCACACGCCTGCTGCAGCGCACCACCCGCAAGCTGGCGCTCACCGACGCGGGGGAGTCGTACCTGCAGCGGGTGCGCGCCATCCTGCACGAGATCGACGACGCCGAGGCCGCCGCTGCCGCCAGCACGCGCGATCTGCGCGGCACCATCCGCATCGTGGCGGCGCCGGTGCTGGCCACCAACTTTCTGGCCCCCATGGTGGCGGTGTGGCATGCCTACTATCCCAAGCTCATGCTCGACATCAGCATGGACGCCTATGCCTCCAGCCGTGTGGATGAGTTCGACGTGACCATCATGGTGGCGGGCGAGGACTTCGACGCCAACATCGTCGCGCGTCCTCTGGTGCAGGGTGAGGCGATCGTGGTGGCGTCTCCTGACTACCTGGAACGCCGGGGCATTCCGCGTGAGCCGCAAGACCTGATTCACCACGACTACCTGCGCGATTCGAGCGCGCCCGTGCGCCTGCAGTCAGGGCCTGGCCGCAAGCTGCGCCTGCAGTCGCTGCGGGCGGACGTGCCAGACGAAGAGGTGGACGCACCGGCGGTGCTGCAGTCCGTCAGTACCGAGCTGCTGATGCGCGCCGCTGTGGATGGGGCGGGCGTGGCTGTCACGTCGCGCCTGCTGGCCGAGGAGCACCTGGCCCGGGGCGAGCTGGTGCACATCTTGCCGGGCTGGATCTTTTCGCGTTACACGATCTATGCGGCGCTGCCCTCGGGCCGCATGCTGCCCGCGCGCACGCGGGTGTTTCTGGACTTCCTGGCCGAACACGTGCCCCGCGCCATGGCGGAAAAGTCCGGCCAGCTCAGTTGA
- a CDS encoding MaoC family dehydratase, whose amino-acid sequence MKIFRSYSEVSACVGQEVAVTDWITITQEQVNLFAEATGDHQWIHVDPERAKAGPFGAPIAHGFLTLSLIPKFFEVGLTIEGARMGVNYGLNKVRFTAPVPVGSRLRARLTLQAAEPVAPDGMQMTWLVTVEREGSDKPVCVAESLARNFGAPA is encoded by the coding sequence ATGAAAATCTTCCGCTCTTATTCCGAAGTCAGCGCCTGTGTGGGCCAGGAGGTCGCTGTGACCGACTGGATCACCATCACGCAGGAGCAGGTCAACCTGTTCGCCGAGGCCACGGGCGACCACCAGTGGATCCACGTGGACCCGGAGCGTGCCAAGGCCGGGCCATTTGGCGCGCCCATTGCGCACGGGTTTCTCACGCTGTCGCTGATTCCCAAGTTCTTCGAAGTGGGCCTCACGATCGAGGGGGCACGCATGGGCGTGAACTACGGGCTCAACAAGGTGCGCTTCACGGCGCCGGTGCCGGTGGGCAGCCGCTTGCGCGCGCGCCTCACGCTGCAGGCTGCCGAGCCCGTGGCGCCCGATGGCATGCAGATGACCTGGCTGGTCACTGTGGAGCGCGAGGGCAGCGACAAGCCGGTGTGCGTGGCCGAATCGCTGGCGCGCAACTTCGGCGCCCCGGCCTGA
- a CDS encoding ParA family protein, which yields MPVVVVANPKGGVGKSTLSTNIAGYFASQGHPVILGDTDRQQSARLWLGLRPPAARPIGSWDTSSDVISRPPKGTTHAVLDTPAGLHGWRLNDVLKLADKVIVPLQPSVFDIFATRAFLDQLAEHRHAAGVPVGIVGMRVDARTKAAEQLHHFVDSLGFPVLGYLRDTQNYIHLAAHGLTLFDVAPGRVARDLEQWQGICTWLNS from the coding sequence ATGCCAGTAGTTGTTGTCGCCAACCCGAAGGGCGGCGTGGGCAAGTCCACGCTGTCCACCAACATCGCGGGCTACTTTGCCAGCCAGGGGCATCCCGTGATCCTGGGCGACACCGACCGGCAGCAGTCCGCCCGGCTGTGGCTGGGCCTGCGCCCGCCCGCTGCGCGCCCCATCGGCAGCTGGGACACCAGCTCGGACGTCATCAGCCGCCCGCCAAAGGGCACGACGCACGCGGTGCTGGATACGCCCGCCGGCCTGCACGGCTGGCGCCTGAACGACGTGCTCAAGCTGGCCGACAAGGTCATTGTGCCGCTGCAGCCCAGCGTGTTCGACATTTTTGCCACGCGGGCCTTTCTGGACCAGTTGGCCGAGCACCGCCACGCCGCCGGGGTGCCCGTGGGCATCGTCGGCATGCGGGTGGATGCGCGCACCAAGGCGGCCGAGCAACTGCACCACTTTGTGGACAGCCTGGGGTTTCCGGTGCTGGGCTATCTGCGCGACACGCAAAACTACATCCACCTGGCAGCACACGGCCTCACGCTGTTTGACGTGGCCCCCGGCCGTGTGGCGCGCGACCTGGAGCAGTGGCAAGGGATCTGCACGTGGCTCAATTCTTGA
- a CDS encoding LysE family translocator has product MDLQTWLAFFAASCLIAVSPGSGAVLSMSHGLSFGVRKTGATIVGLQLGLLLILLIAGAGVGSLLLASEVAFSIVKVLGACYLIYVGFCQWRAGDQSPVQGDETESAGTWQKRCLTGFLTNATNPKGIIFMVAVLPQFMTDTRPLWMQLLVMAATTVTVDVVVMHGYAAGASALRRLMRSARAVRAQNRVFGGLLMAVGAGLFFVKRGGQHA; this is encoded by the coding sequence ATGGATTTGCAGACTTGGCTGGCTTTTTTTGCGGCGTCTTGCCTGATTGCGGTGTCGCCGGGCTCGGGGGCCGTGTTGTCGATGAGCCATGGTCTGTCGTTCGGCGTGCGCAAGACGGGCGCCACCATCGTGGGCCTGCAGCTGGGGCTGCTGCTGATTTTGCTGATTGCTGGGGCGGGTGTGGGCTCGCTGCTGCTGGCGTCCGAGGTGGCGTTCAGCATCGTCAAGGTGCTGGGCGCGTGTTACCTGATCTATGTGGGCTTCTGCCAGTGGCGGGCTGGCGACCAATCGCCGGTGCAAGGGGATGAGACCGAGTCGGCGGGCACCTGGCAAAAGCGCTGCCTCACCGGTTTTCTGACCAACGCCACCAACCCCAAGGGCATCATCTTCATGGTGGCCGTGCTGCCCCAGTTCATGACCGACACGCGTCCGCTGTGGATGCAGCTGCTGGTGATGGCCGCCACCACCGTGACGGTGGACGTGGTGGTCATGCACGGCTACGCTGCGGGGGCCAGTGCCCTGCGCCGTCTGATGCGCAGTGCGCGGGCCGTGCGGGCGCAGAACCGCGTGTTCGGAGGTTTGCTGATGGCGGTGGGGGCGGGGCTGTTCTTCGTCAAGCGCGGCGGCCAGCACGCCTGA
- the kefC gene encoding glutathione-regulated potassium-efflux system protein KefC: MEHAPTWLTYGFLYLTAAVLAVPIAKAMGLGAIIGYLAAGIAIGPWGLGLVSNVQDILHFAEFGVVLMLFLVGLELQPSRLWALRHPIFGTGTAQVLGCAAVLFALGALAGLPWRVSLVGALGLALSSTAIALQSLAERNLMRTQSGQAGFSILLFQDVAAIPILALLPVLGAAAGEGAGHTPGEMVLEVLKIVGVIAAIILGGRLLLRPVLRWIAKSKTPEIFTAAALLLVVGIAYLMVLVGLSMALGAFLAGVLLADSEYRRELEADIEPFKGLLLGLFFIAVGMSIDFGVILRSPGLMAAILVGFLAAKAVVIYALAKVVEIPYQERPVFTLLLAQGGEFAFVVFQAAAGASVFPAETASLLIGAVALSMLISPLLLVLLDRVLLRRYSQLKTAKPQAEEISEPQEAPIIIAGFGRYGQIVSRVLLAQGIPTTVLDHSVDMLEVARTFGYRVFYGDATRLDLLRIAGAEHARILVVAVDDAEQSLQIAKLAREHFPHLQIVARARDVTHWNKLRDLGVTLVQRELFESSLQSAHTVLELMGLPPAQATAITQRFRTHNIALADRMYPHHKDRAKFIAVAREGRNQFAEQMARERQESAALNATGGDYPGYGRGADGDGHSRPVSAPELERKAASD; encoded by the coding sequence ATGGAACACGCCCCCACCTGGCTCACCTACGGTTTCCTGTACCTCACCGCCGCCGTGCTGGCCGTGCCCATTGCCAAGGCGATGGGCCTCGGCGCCATCATTGGCTACCTGGCAGCGGGCATCGCCATCGGGCCCTGGGGCCTGGGGCTGGTGAGCAACGTGCAGGACATCCTGCACTTTGCCGAGTTTGGCGTGGTGCTCATGCTGTTCCTGGTCGGGCTGGAGCTGCAACCCAGCCGCCTGTGGGCGCTGCGCCACCCCATTTTTGGCACCGGCACCGCCCAGGTGCTGGGCTGCGCGGCAGTGCTGTTCGCGCTGGGTGCGCTGGCCGGCCTGCCCTGGCGCGTGAGCCTGGTGGGCGCGCTGGGCCTGGCGCTGTCGTCCACAGCCATTGCGCTGCAATCGCTGGCCGAGCGCAACCTGATGCGCACACAAAGCGGCCAGGCCGGCTTCTCGATCCTGCTGTTCCAGGACGTGGCTGCCATCCCCATCCTGGCCTTGCTGCCCGTGCTGGGCGCGGCCGCCGGTGAGGGCGCAGGCCACACCCCGGGCGAGATGGTGCTGGAGGTGCTCAAGATCGTCGGCGTGATCGCGGCCATCATCCTGGGCGGGCGCCTGCTGCTGCGCCCCGTGCTGCGCTGGATCGCCAAGAGCAAAACCCCCGAAATCTTCACCGCCGCCGCGCTGCTGCTGGTGGTGGGCATTGCCTACCTGATGGTGCTGGTGGGCCTGTCAATGGCGCTGGGCGCCTTCCTCGCCGGCGTGCTGCTGGCCGACAGCGAATACCGGCGCGAGCTGGAGGCCGACATCGAGCCCTTCAAGGGCCTGCTGCTCGGGCTGTTCTTCATCGCCGTGGGCATGAGCATTGACTTCGGTGTCATCTTGCGCTCGCCCGGCCTCATGGCCGCCATCCTGGTCGGCTTTCTGGCGGCCAAGGCGGTGGTCATCTACGCACTGGCCAAGGTGGTCGAGATTCCCTACCAGGAGCGCCCCGTCTTCACCCTGCTGCTGGCGCAGGGCGGCGAGTTCGCGTTTGTGGTGTTCCAGGCTGCTGCGGGTGCCAGCGTGTTCCCCGCCGAAACTGCCTCGCTGCTGATTGGCGCCGTGGCGTTGTCGATGCTGATCAGCCCGCTGCTGCTGGTGCTGCTGGACCGCGTGCTGCTGCGCCGCTATTCCCAGCTCAAGACCGCCAAGCCCCAGGCCGAGGAAATCTCCGAACCCCAAGAGGCGCCCATCATCATCGCGGGCTTCGGCCGCTACGGGCAGATCGTCTCGCGCGTGCTGCTGGCCCAGGGCATCCCCACCACCGTGCTGGACCACAGCGTCGACATGCTGGAGGTGGCGCGCACCTTTGGCTACCGCGTGTTCTACGGCGACGCCACCCGCCTCGACCTGCTGCGCATTGCCGGGGCCGAACACGCGCGCATCCTGGTGGTGGCCGTGGACGATGCCGAGCAGTCCCTGCAAATCGCCAAGCTGGCGCGCGAGCACTTCCCCCACCTGCAGATCGTGGCCCGCGCACGGGATGTGACCCACTGGAACAAGCTGCGCGACCTGGGCGTGACACTGGTGCAGCGCGAGCTGTTCGAGTCCAGCCTGCAAAGCGCCCACACCGTGCTGGAGCTGATGGGCCTGCCCCCCGCGCAGGCCACCGCCATCACCCAGCGATTTCGCACCCACAACATCGCGCTGGCCGACCGCATGTACCCGCACCACAAGGACCGCGCCAAGTTCATTGCCGTGGCGCGCGAAGGCCGCAACCAGTTTGCGGAGCAGATGGCAAGGGAGCGGCAGGAGAGTGCGGCGCTGAACGCCACGGGGGGGGATTACCCGGGGTATGGAAGGGGCGCAGATGGCGATGGGCACAGCAGGCCAGTCAGCGCGCCAGAGCTAGAAAGGAAGGCTGCAAGCGACTGA
- a CDS encoding trimeric intracellular cation channel family protein, whose protein sequence is MNIPLDAPWIQTLRLVLEVAATVAFALSGVMAAARKRLDAVGVCVAAFVAAFGGGTLRDLLLDQRPFFWIRHTEFVWGILALCIGAMLFMRQRHFEPTERAMLLPDAIGLGLFAAVGVDIATAVGMPPIIGVMMGVITGVFGGVLRDVLCNEVPQAFSDHRPYALCAFAGGWADVALRHLQAPDWAPLVACVVLTAGLRGLAVWRNWELPAWRV, encoded by the coding sequence ATGAACATTCCACTCGATGCCCCATGGATTCAGACCTTGCGTCTCGTTCTGGAGGTGGCCGCCACCGTGGCGTTCGCACTGTCGGGCGTGATGGCCGCCGCACGCAAGCGGCTGGATGCCGTGGGCGTGTGTGTGGCGGCCTTCGTGGCCGCGTTTGGCGGAGGCACGCTGCGCGACCTCTTGCTCGACCAGCGGCCCTTTTTCTGGATTCGCCACACCGAATTTGTGTGGGGCATTCTGGCGCTGTGCATTGGCGCCATGCTGTTCATGCGCCAGCGGCACTTTGAGCCCACCGAACGCGCCATGCTGCTGCCCGATGCCATCGGCCTGGGCCTGTTTGCCGCTGTGGGCGTGGACATTGCCACCGCCGTTGGCATGCCGCCCATCATCGGCGTGATGATGGGCGTGATCACCGGCGTGTTTGGCGGCGTGCTGCGCGATGTGCTGTGCAACGAGGTGCCCCAGGCCTTCAGCGACCACCGGCCCTACGCTCTGTGCGCCTTTGCCGGCGGCTGGGCCGATGTGGCCCTGCGCCACCTGCAGGCGCCCGACTGGGCGCCGCTGGTGGCCTGCGTGGTGCTCACGGCCGGGCTGCGCGGGCTGGCGGTGTGGCGCAACTGGGAGCTACCCGCCTGGCGGGTGTGA
- a CDS encoding transglutaminase family protein, whose protein sequence is MTTAPTPTHLRATALIDSDAPAIQAFAAQHARGTTDRERAVALYLAVRDGFRYDPYRIDLSPQGMTASTVLANGYGWCVPKAALLTAVCRAAGIPARMGFADVRNHLSTERMRETMKTDLFIWHGYTDIWLDGAWRKATPAFNIELCERFGLLPLEFDGENDSIYHPFDKSGARHMEYVHQRGAFDDMPLAQIVADFRTVYSGWLQGDATRSSLQDASFANDIEKEAR, encoded by the coding sequence ATGACCACCGCACCCACGCCCACCCACCTGCGCGCCACGGCCCTCATCGACAGCGACGCCCCCGCCATCCAGGCCTTTGCCGCCCAACACGCACGCGGCACCACCGACCGCGAGCGCGCCGTGGCCCTGTACCTGGCTGTGCGCGACGGCTTTCGCTACGACCCTTACCGCATCGACCTGTCGCCCCAGGGCATGACCGCCAGCACCGTGCTGGCCAACGGTTACGGCTGGTGCGTGCCCAAGGCCGCGCTACTCACCGCTGTGTGCCGCGCGGCGGGCATCCCGGCGCGCATGGGCTTTGCCGACGTGCGCAACCACCTCAGCACCGAGCGCATGCGCGAGACCATGAAGACCGACCTCTTCATCTGGCACGGCTACACCGACATCTGGCTCGATGGCGCCTGGCGCAAGGCCACACCGGCCTTCAACATCGAGCTGTGCGAGCGCTTCGGCCTGCTGCCGCTGGAGTTCGACGGCGAGAACGATTCCATCTATCACCCGTTCGACAAGTCGGGCGCACGCCACATGGAATACGTGCACCAGCGCGGCGCGTTTGACGACATGCCCCTCGCGCAGATCGTGGCCGACTTTCGCACGGTGTACAGCGGCTGGCTGCAGGGCGACGCCACCCGCAGCAGCCTGCAGGACGCTAGTTTTGCCAACGACATTGAAAAGGAAGCCCGCTGA
- a CDS encoding PaaI family thioesterase, translated as MTHAPENATTAPLPEGFAPLVAGGPYIQHNGPLYVLHQGNVVKFGFRVEPRHTNPMGNLHGGMMATFCDMLVPLSVHRKSDQVSNRFLPTISLQIDYLAPAPLGAWVEGEAEPLRITRSLVFAQGLVTADGVPCARVSGVFKIGPEVPSNAVE; from the coding sequence ATGACGCACGCCCCCGAGAACGCCACCACTGCCCCCCTTCCCGAGGGCTTTGCCCCGCTGGTGGCGGGCGGCCCTTACATCCAGCACAACGGCCCGCTGTATGTGCTGCACCAGGGCAACGTGGTGAAGTTCGGCTTTCGCGTGGAGCCGCGCCACACCAATCCCATGGGCAACCTGCACGGCGGCATGATGGCCACCTTTTGCGACATGCTGGTACCCCTGTCGGTGCACCGCAAAAGCGACCAGGTGTCAAACCGCTTCCTGCCCACCATCAGCCTGCAGATCGACTACCTGGCCCCCGCCCCGCTGGGCGCCTGGGTGGAGGGCGAGGCCGAGCCGCTGCGCATCACACGCTCGCTGGTGTTTGCGCAGGGCCTGGTCACCGCCGACGGCGTACCCTGTGCGCGGGTGAGCGGGGTGTTCAAGATCGGGCCTGAAGTGCCCAGCAACGCGGTGGAGTGA